CCATTGTGCCAATGATTGGCCTATCTATAATCTCATCTATAACCAGCATGAATTCTGGCAAGACCCTTGGCAAAATTTTATTAGTAATGTTTATAGTATTTTTGATAACAGGCATCATCGCAGGGATTTATATGCTAGTCTTTACCAGCATTTTTGATCCAGCCAAGGGGACAAGCCTAGATTTTAAAGAGGCCTTTGACCCAGGAGCTGCAAAACTAGATGTCCTTTCTATGCTAACTGTAGATGATTTTTATAAGCTTTTATCCAAAGAAAACCTCATGGCCCTCATAGTTTTTTCTATCATAAGTGGACTTGCCCTAGCTAGTATAAAAGAAAAGGCAGAAAATATGATAAGGCTAGTCCAAGAGCTCATGGACTGGGTCAATAAAATCATATCCTACATAATGAGGCTAGCTCCTATAGGCATCGGCGCATATTTTGCCAGCCTAACTGGCGAGCACGGATCCAAACTTTTTGGACCTCTGGGTAGGACCATAGCCATATTTTTTATAGCGGGTTTTATATATTTCTTTTTGATCAATACCATCATGGCCTTTATAGGCGGCGGCAGGGATGGGCTAGATAGATTTTGGAAACACGTTTGGCCACCATTTCTCACAGCCTTTGCTACAAGCTCATCAGCTGCAGCCCTCCCACTCAACCTCAAGGCTGGCGAAAATATAGGGATTAGAGAAGATATAAACAATATTGTCCTACCCCTAGGAGCCAACCTCCACAAAGATGGGACAGTCATGATCCAGATCATAAAAATCACCCTTTTGTGTGGGATTTTGGATATAAAACTTGGCCTAAATAACATGGTTATAGCTGTATTGGTATCCTATATAGCAGCCACAGTTTGTGGAGCAGTCCCAGGAGGCGGCTACACAGCAGAGATACTTTTGATCTCATCTTTTGGATTCCCACAAGCGACAATCCCAATCATGATCCTAATATCAACAGTAGTAGACTCCATAGCCACAGCTATAAATACAACCACAGACCTAGGAGCAGCTATGATTGTAGAAAGATTTTTAAGAAAAAGTGAATAAAAAAAGAAAAATCTTGCTAGGCCTGGCAGGATTTTTTCTTTGGTCAAAATCAGTCAAAAACTCACAAAATATCCAAATTTGAAGTATAATACTAAAAATGAGAGGCATTTTATGATTATAGAAAATTTAGATGACTTAAAAAAATTCGCATATAAATTGGCACCCCTTCTAGAAGAATCAGATCTTATCAGCCTAGTAGGGGATATGGGCGCAGGCAAGACCACGCTTATGACTTATATATGCTCATATTTTGGTATAGATGATTCATCATCGCCAACTTTTGCCATTGTAAATATCTACGAGGGGGATAAGACAATCTACCATTTGGATCTTTATAGGTTTGATGACCCTGATGATATTTTGGATATAGATTTTGAAACCTATTTTTATCCAGACCATGCCATAAGCTTTATAGAGTGGGCAGAAAATGCAGGAGATTACCTGCCAGAGGACCTGATAGAAATAAGGATAGACAAGCTTGATAATGGCCGCAGAGAAATAACTATCGGCGGGAAAAGTGAAAGAAGTAGAGAGATAAATGAATTACTTAGCAATTGATACATCTACCATGATCTCAACTGTGACTGTGGCAGATGAAAAAGAGATTTTGGGAGATTTTAATGTCAACCAAGCCAAAACTCATTCAGAAAGCCTAGTACCTATGGTAGAAATTTTGCTAGAGCTTTTGGGGATGGAGATTTCTGATATAGATAAATTTGTGATAGCAAGTGGACCTGGTTCCTTTACCGGCCTTAGGATAGGCATGACCATAGCCAAAACCCTAGCCCAAGCTACAAAAAAAGAGATAATACCAATATCAACCCTAGCTGCCATGGCGGCAGGATCGACTTCTACTAGGGCAAGGCTAGCTCTTTTAGATGCTAGGTCTACCAGGGTTTATGGGGCACTTTTTGATGAAAACCTAGAAGAAATCATCCCTGAAAATCTTTATGAAATAGATGATCTAGCAAGGCTAGTCAATGAAAAAGGCCTAGAGATTGAAATGATTGGTCTTTTAAATGATAAATATTATGATAAATTTGAAAATGCAGTCAATGCTTCTATAAATATTAATAATTGTATAGGCAAAAATCTGATAAGACTTGCCCAGAGCGAGAAATATAAGCCTGTCCCAATTTTTGAGCTTGGACCAAATTATCTGAGAAAAAGCCAGGCGGAAAGGGAGCTTGAT
This window of the Anaerococcus mediterraneensis genome carries:
- a CDS encoding dicarboxylate/amino acid:cation symporter; this translates as MQIIKDNKSSFILLLSMIIGGALGLGLGEKASIFKPIADIFLNLLFVSIVPMIGLSIISSITSMNSGKTLGKILLVMFIVFLITGIIAGIYMLVFTSIFDPAKGTSLDFKEAFDPGAAKLDVLSMLTVDDFYKLLSKENLMALIVFSIISGLALASIKEKAENMIRLVQELMDWVNKIISYIMRLAPIGIGAYFASLTGEHGSKLFGPLGRTIAIFFIAGFIYFFLINTIMAFIGGGRDGLDRFWKHVWPPFLTAFATSSSAAALPLNLKAGENIGIREDINNIVLPLGANLHKDGTVMIQIIKITLLCGILDIKLGLNNMVIAVLVSYIAATVCGAVPGGGYTAEILLISSFGFPQATIPIMILISTVVDSIATAINTTTDLGAAMIVERFLRKSE
- the tsaE gene encoding tRNA (adenosine(37)-N6)-threonylcarbamoyltransferase complex ATPase subunit type 1 TsaE, which codes for MIIENLDDLKKFAYKLAPLLEESDLISLVGDMGAGKTTLMTYICSYFGIDDSSSPTFAIVNIYEGDKTIYHLDLYRFDDPDDILDIDFETYFYPDHAISFIEWAENAGDYLPEDLIEIRIDKLDNGRREITIGGKSERSREINELLSN
- the tsaB gene encoding tRNA (adenosine(37)-N6)-threonylcarbamoyltransferase complex dimerization subunit type 1 TsaB, whose amino-acid sequence is MNYLAIDTSTMISTVTVADEKEILGDFNVNQAKTHSESLVPMVEILLELLGMEISDIDKFVIASGPGSFTGLRIGMTIAKTLAQATKKEIIPISTLAAMAAGSTSTRARLALLDARSTRVYGALFDENLEEIIPENLYEIDDLARLVNEKGLEIEMIGLLNDKYYDKFENAVNASININNCIGKNLIRLAQSEKYKPVPIFELGPNYLRKSQAERELDKK